In Phaseolus vulgaris cultivar G19833 chromosome 7, P. vulgaris v2.0, whole genome shotgun sequence, the genomic stretch TTGATGGTTAatttaaagtaaatattaaTAGGAGTTTTGATGTAGTTAATTTAAGTATGAGAATTATGAATAATGTTTTATGAAGTGGAAAAGtgaataaaataatgttttatatgTTGACGTGATTCTGATATCCGTACGGTTGGAGAGTACATTATTATTGTAGTTGCTTAACTTAAATAACAATCAAAATCAGTCTACTCACCGGAGAAGGCACGACTTATCAGTGGACTGCACGTtcccaaattttcaaaaatataaagtaaattttattttttccatgTTAAACATAACTTTATTTAATATGTACcatcttataatatttttaattttttaattttactttatttaaactaatctaaacttattttttaaaaataacttgtaACTCAAacatattttcctttttatatatataattgtttttttaaacaaatgagAATgttgagataaaaaataatatgtttttgaaaaactcacATTCTTAAATTTCAATacacaaaataaaagaataaatatttatttttaagtaagaTTGACAAAACGGATGAGTACACAACATATAAAGTTCATAATTGATACTAAATTAATGAGGTTggatttaattaattaaaacaactATAATTTTAGTAGTATACAgaagagaacatatttcatttAGATTGAAATgctatttgttttttatttaattggaaTCAATTGGTTTATGAAGTTCTTTTTTATCTTGTTCAAGTAACCATATTTCTTAATAAAGAATTTTATTGCTCAAATTATAGATGGTAGTTTCAACGAGAAAAAGATGTcgtatcaatttttttttattggagtCATATTCACTTAATTAAGAGGTGAATATTTTAGTAAAAGATAAATTATACTAATTTTCTCTCATTTGAGAGTTTAGTTGCTCACGATAATATATTGACAATCAAATAACAATTGGATGTTTATGTTAGAAAGAGACTAAGATAATCCACAACATAATTATTTATGACAAATTACAATGGGTGATTTTTAGTGTTAAAATTACCTGGATGTGAGTGATTTTGTGTTAAAATTACATATGAATGATTAatgttaaattataaataaattatttatacaaGCTCATTATTAAGagtagaataaaataaatatgtttgttaatataatataagtattaagttaattatttaaaatttagtgaGATTTTAAGTTGTATTGATAATCGTATCACGTGGATATATgtaataaaaattcaataaatgtGTTAAGCTAGTGCTATACTCATTATAATCTTTTGGGAAATTATTTGTATCAATATGAATAAGAATACTATGATTTATTGAAATATTGAAATGACTTAAATAAACATTGTCGataaataagtatatattttCTACACAATGATTTCAGATATTTTATCATAAAGAGAGCAAATCATATTATAGGAACATcaaaaaacatgaaaagaaattaatggagtgtatatatatatatatatatatatatatatatatatatttacatctGTAATACAAATGAAGGTAGAGAagagttgataaaaaaaaatagtagttgtaagaaaaaactaataaaatggCAACTGTTTTATAATACGAATAAGgcaacaaataaattaaaataaatagatgCACAAAACCATTTTCCTTTAATTAAAGTCGTGCCTGCAggtttaaaaaatttagtttttttggTGCAtgctttataaattatttttgcaatatatcttataatatatattatttttttagtctaaAGTGCAGACGCATTGCCACAAACAGAATCTCATTTTTTTATGGCCTTCCTcagtttataaataaaagattgGTAGTTAAGTTATTAAGTACAAATTTAACAGCTAAGCAACCttcacaatattattttttgagaaaatattaaataataaagagaGTCACTTATTCAGGATGAAGATACATTGAACTTTAATTTATTAGATCCATTTCAAAATTAGGTATAAGGGAATAATAGGTAAATTCTTCCTCCACTTTCATCTTAATTGTGAaaagttgattttatttttgttaattttttaaataaatatatttttaaataatcttaGTTGTACTCTCTACTCTCATATCTTTTTTTTAGTCACATATATTCTTTTCATCCGCAACActtaaatttttcttttgtcGCAAtgtttaaaagaataattatattatttgaacGTGTGAGAGAGTTGACAAGAAGTTTCGTTGTATTCTATGTttttttgaagatttttttttttttagttttgtactcCATTTTTAGTATCttgttagttttttatttttggttttgtgatttctaaaaaaaaaaaaataagcgaACGATAACAAAACCATCACAAGTTAAAAAATCACAAAACTTACCTCAATCACAAATGTTCACCATTAACTACCACAAACAACCACCGTCacttgaaaataaagaagaaaactcCACATCCTCCAACATACTCATAAGGGTAttgttgaaataaaaaaaagtatagagGTGCACGGAGAATTTGTAGGAATAATTTGATCTCTCATGTTAAAATACTTAATATATcttatactttttctttctAATGAATTAACAGATGATGATCCACAACTGCATTTTCATCCCTattcaaaaatataaacaaaaccaattaaattgttttagatCTTTTGTTTAGACTAATCAAATCTAACAGTGATCGATTTAAATGTTAAAATGAATTTCAATcaaattaacatatatttttcttattattaattattataataaaattgtgatataattttatatatttataacttttattattgtttactTCCTGTAAGTTAATTACAATAAAAGAATCCAGTTAAAAGAAtgtcttttattctttttttagttAGTAGTTTTCATGACACGGTGCTAATTacgtaaatataaatatatgccAACAACCCAGTCTAACATATATACCCATTTCGATTATTATTGGTTTTTGGTTTAATAGAAAAGGattatagtttatttttcaATCGAATCAACTCTGATTTTGATGATGCACAATGAATAATATATTCCTCTCCACAGCAAAATTGTTAGAGCATTGTAAAGTAAACTTATTTTtagaacaaaattaaattatttaactctagataaaaaaaaattgtggatAGGGTTAATTgacttatatataataattacagAGTTACCTTATATTTATAGAGAGAGcatattaattaagttaataCTTTTCTCtctagtttaatttttttttggctCTCGATGTAAATAATCTGCACTTAATTTACCTTATTTTTCTAGAGAGCATATTACGTaaaatgctgataaaaaaaaagtaaaatgacTTTTGTTACAAGAGAAAGAGAATATATCATTTAATGAAATGATGAAAGttcaagattaaaaaaaatcaaatcatgTTCTTTTTAAGTGATAATCTATCATCAAATAACTATTATATAATCCATATATAGTGTTCCGAAtctgtaatttaatttttttataaaattttaattatatatttagtctttaggttttttaaaattaagcaAGTTTAGTCTATATTAGTTTTATCATAGTGTTATTATGAATTTTGAAGCGCGTGACAGTTGCTCGTGTGGTGTGCAGAAGATACTTACGCGCAAAATCTACCGTCTAAACTGGCGCGAACATCGGTGATCGGTTAGATAGTGACACAACTACTTTCTAATTCATTTCAAACACTCCTCATTTTCTCTTCTTCCaattaaaactagtttttcaCTCTTTAATTAGCTTTCTTTTTACAAATGTTTAATTGACTTTTTTTACACTCTTTCAAATAGAAtaacttaataaaaataagaatgagTTGAACAAAGAACATGTTAGTTAAAAATTAGGTTATGTACTTTTATATAGACAATAGTATTTATAAATGGTTGTATAATTGTGTGTCGACGATCTTCTCGCTAATTTCTTCaagtctatttttttaattgttgatgTTCGACTGGGGTTGAACTGAAAAAGATATTTCGACATCAAATAAGTATTATATGTAAAGAATGtatatttgttaataataaaagtgtacCTTACATCTTTGTAAAagatttatttatagtgttggtCATGATCCTTATTGTGATGTGTATGTGATCCTTAATTTATAGAGAAATACATTGGTATATAGGTAGAGTGGtacatttgaaaaatatatgtataataCGCAGTTAATTAGTATTTAGCTAATTTGTCGAAGATATTTTTCGTATAATCTAAAACATGTACGCGATTCATAAAGAACTTTTGTAACTGTCGTCGTTGTAAGTTATTATGTGCCTGGAAATATTCTTGCACATAACATAATGAGTGAGTCAGTTGCTCACCAAGACTACCAAAATTGAGACTAACTTTTGTCCAGTATTGACTTGAAAAGTATTAAGAAAAGTATTACAAgtattaagaaaagaaaaacatgagTTGAGGGAACTGAATGAGTTTTGGAGTGCTTGGGAGGGCACATGATTCCACTTGGTAGACATCAAACAACACAGTCCGAGTGGAATTAAATTAGGCATTTAGAATGTTGGACAGACATGAGACACCACTTCAATTTCCCCATTTCGATGTCATTTTCATTCTTTCTGTCTAACAAATTAATATCATATTCTGGGCCAGCAATGGTTtttttcattctccttttttttgtctctaatgAACCAACTCCCACACTAGTCTCATTCTGCATTACTTGATCATTGTATTTCTTTCTCACCTGAGAGGGGATATAAGCCCATTCAaggattattattttaataacacCATTAGCTGAATCTTTTAATGTATTACTACTTTGTCAGCGCTTAATTATTTCCAATAATTTTGGGATCTTTTTCCATAGATGAATCCAATCCCTTTTTGGCATTACCTGAGGTTGTTAGGTATAAATGTACTACTAGTGTTCTCACTTTTCTCATCCTTAAAATACAGAAACAAAGCAAGATTCTTCTGTTGTTGCACACTATCACACTAAAACAAGACAACCCTTTCTTCTCACAGATTCCAAAAGAGAAGAAGAATGGAATCTTCTCAACACATTTCTGAAGAATGGGGTTCTCTTTATGGATTGCACACAACTGAAGAAGCTGACTTTATGGCTCAGTTGTTTGGAGAAAAACACTATGGAAATACCACTTTAGGCTTTTGGCCTGGCAATGAATCCACAACAGTGACCATTAAAGGCACTGATAGCAACTCATACTTCCTTTCAAATGTTACAGacattaatttatgttttttacaAGGGAGCAGCTGCAGCATTGATACTGGTAATAGTATCTTTTCCACTACAAGTAGTGGACCCTACTCCTGTGATCCAGCAACAAACTTTGACTCTGTGTCCATGGCTTTTTGCTTGGGAGATGCCCAATTTAGTCCACATAGTTTTCAGTGTAATGACAACTCAAGCCAACAGATAAATGAAAACACTGATGAAGAGTCAAGTCTAGCTCTTGCTGACAACAATTTGCAGGCTAAGAGGGAGTATGAGATGATGGTTTCTGAACATGTACAAGAAGTCAGAAGTGGAAACCTGGAGAACCTAACAAAAAGACTTAGGAGCTCAAAAGAGGTAGAAATAGAATAATACCGAGTTAAAATTCTGTTTGCTAGTGCCATATTTCTACTTTTTTCCTTTTCAGAATATTTTGAGTCATGTTGTTTACTTGTGTTGACTCTGATCATGGTTTTATTATTTGCAGGTCTCAAAAACATTGAGGAACGCTAAGTTgaagaaaaattcaaaatctgcTTCAATGAACAAGAATGAAGATGACAGAAGCTTGAACCTCCAAGGGTTTGGCTGTTTTTCACAGGGTGACTCTAGTGCTTCTCTGAAGCCAAATGGAGGAGCATCCAAAGATCCTGCACCTCCCAATTTGCTTCGAAAATCAAGAGCAAGTAATGGTCCTGCCACTGATCCACAGAGCCTTTATGCAAGAGTAAGTCACCCTTTAGAAGCACATTTCATCAATGAAATCACAGTGACAATTGCACTATCACTTGcctaataacaataataatcaaGGTTTAAATAGCATTCTACGACTATAATTTCAAATGTTTTTAGAATTTCACAGAATAAGGAATATAGTTACTAACACTTTATATTAGTAAACTCTTCTTATAAACTACTAATTTTCAATTAAAGTTTCATTCTTAATAGCATTTATTCTTaattaaataaacatattttattatgtcTAAAAGGGTTTTTCCTATTGGATTGTgcagaagagaagagaaagaataAATGAAAGGTTGAGAATACTGCAAAGTCTTGTCCCCAACGGAACTAAGGTAACTCTCTCTGTTAATTGAACTGTTTCTCAACAATTGGTGAGTGTTCAAATTCTCATGTTCTCTCTTCCTAAATTGTAGGTGGATATCAGCACCATGCTTGATGAAGCAGTGCAATACGTTAAGTTTTTACAGCTCCAAATTAAGGTCACAATTAGGAAAACCTTCCCATAAGCTTTTTACAAAGATCTtttcattttacattttttttatttgcgaACTGTTGTGATTATTAATTCCTTTTGATTTGGTTGAAACAGCTTCTGAGCTCTGACGACATGTGGATGTATGCCCCAATAGCTTACAATGGTATAAACATTGGACTTGACCTCAGTATTTGTCCAACCAAAGGAAGATGAATTAGTGTGACAGTTACAGTATTTCATTAACTTAGATTTACACCGTGTAATCATCTTGACACTGTGTAATCATATGTGTAATGTgagtgttggagatctcatatCGACTAGAAATTAGAAAATTTTATTAGTAGATACAAATCTCACTACACATGCCgcttttatgagattgagttagactttaGACTCCGAgattaaaaagtttaaattgcTTTTGCTTAAATTaacaacattttgtttttttatttttggaattGATAAACTTTgcctatttattttattggtaTTAATAAGTGGACGGTGACAATTTTGCGCGTACGGAGCATGATGTTCATATTTATAATTGTGTAATAGTTTATCCAAAAGAATTActttattaatgaataaataccAACTAATAGGAGACGCAAACACACGTCTAGGGTGATGCTTCTGTTGTGATTCTAAACCAGTTCTATTCTATTAATTATTGGATTGTGACTACATTTTTAATATCACGGATAATTCAATAACAAgactaattaaatttaaatatatattttgttccTATAAATTATgagctgaaaaaaaaaatatatatatatataaccactaaaatataaatcaaattaaataaattaggaacacagtatatttaaattaaataagtatATTTAGGAATGATGAACTGTCGAAGGACTTCAGACCACCTTATATGCAAACAT encodes the following:
- the LOC137828493 gene encoding transcription factor bHLH139-like; this encodes MESSQHISEEWGSLYGLHTTEEADFMAQLFGEKHYGNTTLGFWPGNESTTVTIKGTDSNSYFLSNVTDINLCFLQGSSCSIDTGNSIFSTTSSGPYSCDPATNFDSVSMAFCLGDAQFSPHSFQCNDNSSQQINENTDEESSLALADNNLQAKREYEMMVSEHVQEVRSGNLENLTKRLRSSKEVSKTLRNAKLKKNSKSASMNKNEDDRSLNLQGFGCFSQGDSSASLKPNGGASKDPAPPNLLRKSRASNGPATDPQSLYARKRRERINERLRILQSLVPNGTKVDISTMLDEAVQYVKFLQLQIKLLSSDDMWMYAPIAYNGINIGLDLSICPTKGR